Genomic window (Kogia breviceps isolate mKogBre1 chromosome 15, mKogBre1 haplotype 1, whole genome shotgun sequence):
GTCCCCACCCTGGCCACCTGCCCTGGCTGCTCCTGAaaatctctgagccttggttttccgGCATCTGCTCTTCCAATCAATTGCTACTGAGCACCGGCCTGCTTTCCTGTAACCTTTGAGCACCTCTCCAGCGGGCAGCCATGAGGATTAGAGCCACTGGCCCCCATGTGGGGCCTTTGTGCCTCCTCCACCAGGAGGACAAGACCACCCATCTGGGCACAGGGCCAGGCCCAGCCCCCGACACGCATGCTGCCCTTGTGCAGTTAACAACCTATACCACCGCACAGGGCAGTCCTTCTTGGCCCATAGGGAGCTCTCAGGGAACATGCTGTTACTCCAATAAGAGGGCAGGTTCTCACAGTCTCAGGGACACCGTCAGGAAGGAGCAGAGGGAACGACATGGGGGCTGCTACCTTTTTGTGTTGGGCTGGAGGTGGTACTTCCACTCGCACTCCTGCTGCCTCACCCAACCCCTGGGCAGGTGTCCACGGCGGCCCCTCGCCCAGGGTAAGGACTCCCAGGTGTAATTCCTGAGTCCCCACAGCCTTGGGGCCTACTGTGCCCCAGGCACTGaaagttatttcatttcatccCCCCAACAAcctgttttcaaaatctgttccttgcttctctgcattttctcatttttcctcagtgaatcatatggcttttatcatttaaaacacatttttccattaaaaataaaatgagattgaCAGCAACACTCCACTTCCCAGATGAGGATGATGAGGCTCAGAGGCATTGGGGGCCGGGGTAAGCAGTGCCCGTGGGCGAGGGCAGCTCAGGGGCCGGGAACCCAGTGAGGCTGGGGCAGactgggtggggtgtgggggagggctggggggccGTGAGGGATGTTTGAGTGCCTTCTATGATGAcacctggggaagggagggacagCCGGTCACTGGCCCCTCCTACCTGTACCAGGTCAGGGGCAGGAGGATGGTGTGGTTACAGGTAAGGCTGCGTTCCAACCCCAGCCCCACCACTGCCTCCCTGAGACTCTGGACGTGACCTCACAGGGACGGGATGGATGTGCCCCACAGCGGCTGTGGGGGTCTCACTAGAGAACACAGGTGTGCCACTCCTCCCATCCAGGGCAGGGCCCCCCACCCCCGATCACCATGGTGGCAGCCCCGCGCCCACTCACCGGTCTTGGCCGACACAGACCAGTACTCAGCCTGCATCTCGTTGGCCAGGCGCACGGCCTCCGCCTCCGCCTGCTCGCACGCGGCCCCTGACTGGGAGAAGCGGCTCTGCTGACCCAGCTCCCTGGGCCTTGGCACCTGCCCAGAGGTGAGCCTGGCAGTCCCAGGTGAGTCTGAGAGCCAGCGTCCATCCATGATGGGACGAGCCCCGAGCATCGGGAACCGAGTGCCCCTGCTTTCAGACCCCCGCCTGCAAGTTCCCACCTAGGCACGTCCGCGTCACCCTCTGCTCCACAAGCCCAGACTGAAGGGGCCACGTTTCCCGAGGCCACCCCTGGCTCTGACCCGCTCCGCTCACCAGAAGGTCCTTCTTGGTCCCCACGAGGAACAGGAAGCAGGCGCCTGGTTCATTCTCCCTCAGTGCGTCCTCCAGCCACTGCCTGGAACATGGGGGACAGGCAGAGACGGCACCCACCCCCCCAGGGGCCGAGGAAGCTGGGATGGGGTGCAGCCCGGGTCCTCCCAGGGCCGGGGGTTAGAAGGAGGGGAGCTTGACCCGAGCTGGCCTCGCCTCGGGGGCCTCAGGTGGGTGGGGACGCAGGAGCGCTGTAGGGGGAGCTGAAGGCCCCGTCCCGGCCATGGCTCTACCCTCGCCCTGGGTGAGTCCTGCACTGTCACCAACTGGAGTGACCAGCCTGGCCTCCCTCACAGGGCTGGACATGCAGCTGTGAACACCCCAAACAAAAGCAAGGTGAAGGGGCTCTGGTCCGTCAACTGATGAGccctggctctttttttttttttttaattaaaaaaagtttggtttttttttttttttttttttttttgggcagtGCTGTgtggctttcgggatcttagttccctgaccagggatcgaacctgcaccttggcagtgaaagcatggagtcctaaccattagaccaccagggaattcccaaccgCCGGCTCTTACCCAGATCTCTGCCTGAGACAGCAAGTGCCCAGCTGTGTCCCCACTGACAGGGCCCAGGCGAGGTGAATATGCCAGGCCCCTCGCCACAAATTAAATAAGGCATTCAAGATGACAACAGCAGAGCACTGAAGCCAGCGTGAGCCATTCTGCACTGGCCACAGGCCCAGCTGGACCTGCCTTCTGCTGTAGCTGCAGATCTTGAAGGATAAAAAGGCAGCCAACAGTCTTCGGCCCGTGGGTGGTGGGTGCTGACCAGCGAGCTTGGTCACCTGTACCCACTGTCAGGGGCCCAGCTCGTGGCCCAGGTTTAGGGAGCCCTCCAGGCAGCTTTCTGGGCCCAAGGGTCCCACGGGGGCTGCAGAGCCCCAGACTTGCCTGGTGTGCTCCAGGGTCTGCATGTCAGTGAGGTCAAAGGCCGTGATGATCACTGcatggggtggaggggggagccAGGAGCCGGTCAGTGATGGGGGAGGCAAACGCGGCATGACAAGGGGGCTCCCGCGGAACTGATGGGGAcggaggaggctgggagggagacaccCATGGCCGCCCTGGGGACCCAGCCCCCCACTCTGATCCACACCCAGCAGCCCAGCCACAGGGGGCTCCAGGGAGGCAAGGTGAGCCCCTGCGTTCAAATCTCCCCCCTGCCTCTTACAGCTGAGGGAGTGCGAGTGAGGCCTTGACGCTGAGAGCCTCAGCCTTCGTCTGTGACACGGTGAGGACCACAGCTACCTCTAGCTCTCAGTGTAGCTCTGAAGACTAAGCTGGAGCAGCTGTTTTAAAGCTCTTGGCCCAGGGCCTGACGTGGGGCAGACTTTCCCCCACTGGCAGCTATGGTTCTGCAGGCGATTAGCAACGACCAGCTTCAGGGGAACAATTTCTGAGGAGCAGGGTGGGCAGGAAATTGGGAAATGCAGCCCCCGCTCCCCCCAGCTCCTCTCATCACTACCCTGTCTGGTCCCCTGTGCCCTGGGGGGCCCCATGTGGAGAGCATTCCAGAGGGCCTGCTCTCTTCTGGCCCCAGGGCTGGATGCGGGCCTCCCTCTGCACCTTGGCTGAAGGCTGCAGGAGGCCCACCCACGCGCCCCGCCCTGGCAGAGGGGCTGAGAAGTGAAGGAGGAagctgatggtggtggtggctgtGGCCTGGCTGCTGTCTGAGGGGCTGTGCCAGGTGCCTCACGCCTTATTCCCAGGGGGTGTCATCCCCCTGagaagagaggccacagcagacgTGGCAGAGCTATTATTCCAATCCACAGCCGAGGTGCTCGTGGTttcctgtttttgcttttttcaaacCTTAGTGAAAATGTGACTTTTAACACCAGTACTGAGTGGACCTAACTGTACCTCATCATCTGAGTCCAGTTTGGATGCCTCGGACCGCTCTCACTGaaaccctttctctcttcttcctggtcAGAGGAGGGGGCTTATGCTGCCACTGCTTGCTGACCAGGAggcctgcccagggctggggcaccCTCAACAAGGATGTGGTGGGCGAGGAGCCCCGCTGGCCCCCACCTGGGGGCCCACCTCCACTCCTCCCCTCCAGCAAGCCCCGCCCCCCTGCTGCTGAGTTGACTCTGCTCTTCTTTCTGGGGTCTCTGCACAAGCACTCCCCACTCTGAGCGTCTTTCTGAGCTGAAACTGGGGCTGAGACTTTCAGGTAGCACCCACCACCATGGGTCCCTAAAGCACGTGGCTGCCGAGGCTGGCCTGGGCCTGGCTGGAAGACGAGGACTGGCCCCGTGTTTCCTCAGTGGCTCTCAGAGGACAGATTTGGTGCCTGCACGGAAGACCGGGGCATCTCGCTGTGCGCCCGGCAGGGAATTCACAGGGATCCCCTGCTGCATATGGTTGAGGCCCCAATGTTGCTGTCACCCGGCTGCTCACCCTGGGCACCCCGGTAGTAGGCAGACGCGATGCACTTGAACTTCTCCTGTCCTGCTGTGTCCCAGCTGTGCCGTGAccgagagggagggggagagagagagagggagatggagagaaaaagggaaatggagagGTGGCGGGTTAAGCCATGATCACAGTGGCCACAGCCAGCAGGCTTGTGGGGCCCTGGGCCAGAGACCCACGTGCCCACACCAGCTGCATGGGTGTCACAAAGTGCCTgctgccagccagccagccccacccccaaccccttatGATTCCTTCCTTGGGTGCCCATGGGGAACCCCCTCTCTGGATGCACTGTGCTCATAGGGGAGGGGCACAGCCTTAGCAGTTCCACTGACCAGATGAATGGAGCTGTAGCTCAGTCCCTTCCGACTGTGCCATAAAAAAGAGACTGTGCTCCCTGATGTGGCTGCTCTCAAGATGTGAAAGACCACCTGTAGAAGCGACCCCGGGAATGGAACTGGGGCTCTGCCACTTGCTCATGTGTGACTGGGGTGTGGCTCCACCTTCTCCATGGCAGTGGCGTGGACGCTCAGCTCCCTGGGTGGGGTGTGTTGTCTAACAAGGACATGGTTTGCTTCTCTGATCAGTTAGCTCTGGCTCTCTGGAGGAGCTGATCCCTGGctccatgggaaaaaaaatgcaacaatTGATTAATGAAGTCTGCCATGGGCACAGTAAAGATAGAGGAAGTTACCTGATGAGATCTACTTGCCCTGGCTTAGAACAAGGCTGGAGGTCAAAATGCAGGGCTGAGTCTGAAAATccaccctttttaaaaatcaacacatCAAAATTTAAGTTTTCTCAGTAAACTAACAAGTAGACAAGCCACGAACAAGACACCAATAATCTGAAATTTTTCCAAGTGATCCAGCGTGATGCAGAACTGTTTGACTCTTTCATTAATTCATCCACATTTCCACTTCTGAAGAATACTctgggtgggagctgggagggtGGCCTGGCAGTGGGCCCAGTTGGTTGGCTGGCAATGGC
Coding sequences:
- the RAB36 gene encoding ras-related protein Rab-36 isoform X6 — encoded protein: MRSSVMPLGPTVSRDRVITSFPKWYTPAACLQLREHFHRQVSAACQHRNTGTVGLKLSKVVVVGDLYVGKTSLIHRFCKNVFDHDYKATIGVDFEMERFEVAGIPFSLQIWDTAGQEKFKCIASAYYRGAQVIITAFDLTDMQTLEHTRQWLEDALRENEPGACFLFLVGTKKDLLSGAACEQAEAEAVRLANEMQAEYWSVSAKTGVIIEGTQTSLTAPQPSPTPHPVCPSLTGFPAPELPSPTGTAYPGPQCL